In Mesoplodon densirostris isolate mMesDen1 chromosome 2, mMesDen1 primary haplotype, whole genome shotgun sequence, the DNA window AGTGCTAGAAAGTGCAGCGTTGACCGTTTGCTCAGGAGAAATATATTTTCCTGTTGCTGGGGAAAGCAAGATTGTTCGTGAAGGGCCTCCTGTCTGGGAGGGTACTGTCTGGCTGAATCCCCCAGCTGTTTCATAGGTTACTTCTTAGGACAGGCCGGTGGCTGCACACAGAGGGTTGGTGAAACACAGGCAGAACCTGGCCAGGTCTGGCCGGTCGGAGGCCAAGCTGGGGCAGAGGTACAAGAATGGGTGTATGTGTAGAGGCCCCCAGGGCACCCCCATTCTTCAACCTCCACTCAGCCTTGGCCTCTTGACTGGCCAGGTTCTGCCTCTGCCTCACCAACCCTGCTCTGGATGCTGCCAGCAGCCCGCCTGAGGACTGTCCTAAGAAACAACCTACGCTTTGTTTACTAGTTTTTGTAAAAATAACAAGTTGACTGCCCTGGAGGTAATTTATAAAGcatattctggagaaaacaacaacagtacaATGAACCCGCATGTGCCCATCTCCCAGCTTCAGCCAATTATCAGCTCATCTGGCACAGAGCAAAAATCGCAACCATGTGACCTGAGGGAAGTCACCACCACTCCTtggagcctcagtgttctcatctgcaaaacagggagAACATCCCCTGTTCTGTCTTCCGTGTGGTGCGGCTCAACAACATAGTGGGTGGGCCAGTTTTCCTCACTCTTACAGAGTTTATGCACCAGGCACTATCAATGCCAGGACAGGAGGAGGTTGTCCAAAGTCATGTAGTCAGTGTTTTCCTTGATTTGGTTCTATCTATTTAAATCCAGAAAGGAGTTGGAAAGACAgcttataaaattatattcaaaattcaattaaaattttaaaagtgaactGATTGGATATTCGGTGATATTAAGGAAtcatcaaattattattatttcaatgtGATCATAGCCTAGTggttattatttttgaaattttaattaccCCTTCTTTTAGCAATACACATTGAAATAGTCACAGATGGCAAGATGTGATTATTCTGATTCCAAATAATCCAGTGGAGGTGGAATGGATAGGTGGGggtataaaggaaagaaaatgggccATGGGTTAAATGCTGAAGCTGGGTGACAGGTACATTGGGGTTCACTATACTATtctacttttataaatattttaaaaactttttatagtaacttttaaaaaagaggttGAAAGAAAGAGTGGGCAAGGAATCTGGTACGATAGGAAAACGCTGGTatgaaagaaaagatgaagacaggaaagagGTTAGCAGGCTCAGACCTCTGAGGGGTGGAGGGTGCGCACCTGAGCTGACCTCTCCCCTCCACAGTGCGCAGGACCATCGTCAAGATCCCCTCTACCCTGGAGGTTGACGTGGAGGATATCACCGCCTCCTCTCAGCACATCCACTTCATGCAACCGCTGCTGCTGAGCGAGGCCCTGGCCCGGGGAggccccttccccctgcccacagAGATCCTGGAAGTCCCAGAGGGGCCCCCCATCTTCCTCAGCCCGTGGCTGAGCTCCTTACAGAAGGGCCAGAGGCTCTGCATCTATGGCCTGGCCTCGCCACCCTGGCGGTTCCTGGCCTCAACCAAGGGCCGGAAAGTACCCAGACACTTCATGATCTCCGGGGCCTACCAGGGCAAGCTGCGGCGGCGGCCGAGAGAGTTCCCCACAGCCTACGACCTCCTGGGTGCTCTCCAGCCAGGCCAGCCACTCCGGGTAGTGGCCACAAAGGACTGTGAAGGAGACGGGTTGGAGAACCCCGGGTTCACGTCCCTGGCCATGGGAGACAGGCTGGAGGTGTTGGGGTCTGGCCAGGCCCTTGGGGTTCAAGAGAGGGACATAGACGTCCTGGTGTGTCAGCGGCTGAGTGACCAGCCTGGGGAGGAAGAGTGTGAAGAGGAAGAGGACCAAGAACAGATTCTGCTGCCCCTCTACTTCTCTGGCGGCTTCGTGGAAGAGTTGGGTGATGGTCGGCGCTACAGCCTGCAGGATCTGATTGCCCAGTTCTCACTGCCCTGTGAGGTCAAGGTGGTAGCCAAGGACGCCAGCCACCCTGATGaccctctgccctccttcctggGCCTGCGGCTGGAGGAGAAGATCATGGAACCCTTCTTGGTGGTCAGCCTGGACTCCAACCCTGAGATGTGCTTCGAGGTCCCTCCCCGGTGGCTGGACCTGACTGTCGTGGAAGCTGAGGGGCAGCCAAGCCAGCCGGCTGGGCCCCTCCCCGTAGTCCCAGTGGAGGAGCTGACAGAGGCCTTCTATTATCGCCTTCGGAAGTCACCGGCCTTTGAGGGTCAAGCTCCTCCGCCCAGGCCTCCGAAAAGTAAGGGCCTCAGTGGGCAGAAGCAGCAGGTCAGCAAGGCGAAAGGCGTCAAGGTACCAACAGAACCCaagtgggcagggaggggccaCCTGTAGGGATCACTGGGGTCCTGCCATTTTTTGTCTGTCTCGCATCACACTTCTCTTACAGCTGTACAGGACATGcagtctgtttatttatttatttttgaatttaatttttttatacagcagcttcttcttactagttacctattttatacacattagtgtatacatgtcaaccctgatctcccagttcatcccaccgcCGCcactacccacccacccccgctttcccccccttggggtccatatgcttgttctctacatctctctATTTCCAGAACGTGCAGTTTATAAACGTGCACGCTTTGTACCTATTATTCGATCCTGACCATCCTGACATTGGTGTGATCATCCATATTTTACAGTCGAGAAAATGAGGTCTCAGCGACTGTGAGactcacccaaagtcacacagtttatAAATGGGGTGGGCTGAACTGGAGTGGAAGCCTTGTGACTCCAAGTTCACGGTGCTTTACCTCTCTCTGCTACCCCTGCTGTCACTCCCTAGCTCAAGCTACAGCCATTTTTCACCTAAACTTTCAGCAGCCTCTTCAACCCCTCCCCACGGCTGTCAGACGGCCTCCCACATCCTCCCCTGGTCACTATGGGGCCTCAGC includes these proteins:
- the THEMIS2 gene encoding protein THEMIS2 isoform X1 encodes the protein MEPVSLQDFVCALDPASLPRVLRVCSGVYFQGSIYEISGNECCLSTGDLIKVTCVRLQKVVCENPGTGQTMELTPNFQGNFSPLTGPQSYGTLEELVSAATQSSKQLPICFMSTHRITTKARVVPQEQPLKLEAVEMHRGTCCARCVLGTGAQQVLLHLPLSQKGPFWELEPGPPRTLLQVLQDPALRDAILTCPALPWSSLTLMPQYEVEAIMHLRRTIVKIPSTLEVDVEDITASSQHIHFMQPLLLSEALARGGPFPLPTEILEVPEGPPIFLSPWLSSLQKGQRLCIYGLASPPWRFLASTKGRKVPRHFMISGAYQGKLRRRPREFPTAYDLLGALQPGQPLRVVATKDCEGDGLENPGFTSLAMGDRLEVLGSGQALGVQERDIDVLVCQRLSDQPGEEECEEEEDQEQILLPLYFSGGFVEELGDGRRYSLQDLIAQFSLPCEVKVVAKDASHPDDPLPSFLGLRLEEKIMEPFLVVSLDSNPEMCFEVPPRWLDLTVVEAEGQPSQPAGPLPVVPVEELTEAFYYRLRKSPAFEGQAPPPRPPKSKGLSGQKQQVSKAKGVKSSEAFELQEPPLLPTPRRKTLREVTKDSCNLYSETPGHKKGLRPTKPITQDTDEHDYEEVLEQFPKTL